The Deltaproteobacteria bacterium genome contains the following window.
GAAGGCCGCTTCATACTCAAAGGTCCGGTAGAAGAAAAGTGGAGTCTGCGTGCCGATCACCGCGCGCACCGCAGGCATGAAGGCACGATAGGTGAGATGACCCGCAATCGCCGGCATCACAACTTGCGATGTCAGCACCGCGCCGGCGCACTGGATCAGCAACAGCGCGACGACCACCGGCGGCCACGCCCGCGCCGCCAGCGCGCGCGCCAGCCACCATGCCGCAGCAGCCGCGACCCCGAGACAGCCGAGACTCACTAGCCACTGGCCGCGCAGTGCGGCCGCGATCCACGTGCCGTACGATCCGGCCTCAGTTCCAAAGCGCGCCGCAACCCACTCGACTAGCGGCATACCGAGCGCGGCGAAAATCGTCAGCGCGATGAGCGCGCCGATCAATCCGGCAAGCGTTAGAGCGAGCCCCCGCAGCACGATACGCCACCATCCCGGCATCACATCGGTCGCACCCGAGCGCACAACATCGGCGACCCACGAACCCAGCAACAGGCCGAGCGCGGGATACAGCGCCAGCAGGTAGACGCTGCGCTTGCTGACGGCCAGCGAGTAGAGCGCAAAGACGATCACGATCCACAGCAGCATGTAGACGCGCGGGTCGCGGCTCGTCCATTCGGCGCGCGCACGCCACCACGCCGTCACCGCACCTGGTAGCAGCAACGTCCACGGTAGGAATCCCGCCGCCAGACTCCACAACAAATAGAAAGGTCCGTGGCGGTGGCCGCCTTCGAAGTCGTTGGCATCGAAGAGGCGAAACACGTTTTCGTTCAACAGTTGCTTGCCGACGAACGCGAAGCCGCCGACCCACATCGCCAGCAGGTACCACAGGCCGGCGATGCAGGTTACTGCCGTCAATCCGCGCAGCAGCCGCAAGCGACGCAGCGGTTCGACGTCGCGCTGCACGGCGCAACTTGCGCCGATCAACAACGCCGGCAACGCCACGCCCACGGGGCCTTTCGCCAACACCGCGAACGCCATCCCACCATAGAACGGCAGCAGCCAGCCCGGGCGGCCGTCGCGGCGCGCGAAGAACAAGTACGAACAGAACGCGACCACCAGGCCGAAGGTCAACGCCATGTCGACACGCGCGCCGGTGGCCGCGCGTTGCCACTCGAAGCTGGTCAGCGTGATGGTCGCCGCGCACAACCCGGCTCCGGCGCCCCACAGCGCGACGCCGGTGGCGTATGTCACCAACCCGCCCGCCAGCGACAGAGCTGCCGAGGGCAACCGAATGCTCCACTCGTCAGTGTCGCCGTGGATGACCGCGGTGAGTGCCGCGAGCCAATGAAACAACGGCGGCTTCGACGGGATCTCGCTGCCGCTCGGACCATCGCGGCGCGGAAGGATCCAGCCGCCGTCATGCGTCATCTGCCA
Protein-coding sequences here:
- a CDS encoding glycosyltransferase family 39 protein translates to MTDDVMPAVGESARPSAEPSRSPLLIVGGAALLIGLWWLLQLWGLGAHPFHTHGEAREALVVWQMTHDGGWILPRRDGPSGSEIPSKPPLFHWLAALTAVIHGDTDEWSIRLPSAALSLAGGLVTYATGVALWGAGAGLCAATITLTSFEWQRAATGARVDMALTFGLVVAFCSYLFFARRDGRPGWLLPFYGGMAFAVLAKGPVGVALPALLIGASCAVQRDVEPLRRLRLLRGLTAVTCIAGLWYLLAMWVGGFAFVGKQLLNENVFRLFDANDFEGGHRHGPFYLLWSLAAGFLPWTLLLPGAVTAWWRARAEWTSRDPRVYMLLWIVIVFALYSLAVSKRSVYLLALYPALGLLLGSWVADVVRSGATDVMPGWWRIVLRGLALTLAGLIGALIALTIFAALGMPLVEWVAARFGTEAGSYGTWIAAALRGQWLVSLGCLGVAAAAAWWLARALAARAWPPVVVALLLIQCAGAVLTSQVVMPAIAGHLTYRAFMPAVRAVIGTQTPLFFYRTFEYEAAFYWGGHIGVYGKDLSAAAPRYLLMTRREWEQLPAAPRDLYERVPLPAAVEEGDEQRLVLVRKRADG